One segment of Labrus mixtus chromosome 10, fLabMix1.1, whole genome shotgun sequence DNA contains the following:
- the slitrk4 gene encoding SLIT and NTRK-like protein 4, with protein MLLVFLLAAFSSSITGSLSSSLSSPSMSDGPQMPDPSASDLMAETCSACSCMSVENVLYVNCEKITVYRPTQLIPPASSLYHMNFQNNFLIILYPNSFLNFTHAVSLQLGNNKLQNIEGGAFLGMSALKQLHLNNNELKVLRADTFQGIENLEYLQADYNLIKYIEKGAFNKLHRLKVLILNDNLIQALPDNIFRFASLTHLDIRGNRIQKLPYLGVLEHIGRIVELQLDDNPWNCTCDLAPLKAWLENMPYNIFIGEAICETPSDLYGRLLKETNKQELCPMGTGSDFDVRMPPVAPDSGQPPSKTSPTTVAPLATKAPKTTDSSKIYGNGIVAGLPPFGRNSQIVSFQTRTPPLLCPQPCSCKAHPSDFGISVSCQERNVKNLADLIPKPPNAKKLHLSGNYIRDISPSDFQGFEGLDLLHLGSNQIVTVQKGVFANLTNLRRLYLNGNQLEQLHPEMFLGLANLQYLYLEYNAIKEILAGTFDSMPNLQLLYLNNNVLRSLPAYVFAGVSLARLNLKNNHFMTLPVSGVLDQLRSLTQIDLEGNPWECSCDLVALKLWLEKLSDGVAAKEVKCASPVQFSNIELRLLKNEILCPKLIARPPVILTSATPLLTSVSPAGVGKAPPGGPVPLSIMILSILVVLILTVFVAFCLLVFVLRRNKKPVGRQEGLGNQECGSMSLQLRRHGHKSGKKGSIPGDDLGAETFIPQTIEHIGKSHTCGIGRSSDMDAGFKFADSQRQKIILRNSADKDKDSLSTLERNKRLSTIDELEEFLPHREPSMFIQNFLDKRDFNSIGMGGYEIRYPEKTLDKKMKKSSLIGGNHSKIVVEQRKSEYYELKAKLQGTPDYLQVLEEQTALSKM; from the coding sequence ATGCTGCTCGTATTCCTGCTGGCagccttttcttcttccatcaccggctccctctcctcctccctctcctccccctccatgtCGGACGGACCCCAGATGCCAGACCCGTCCGCCTCGGACCTGATGGCCGAGACCTGCAGCGCCTGCTCCTGCATGTCCGTGGAAAACGTGCTGTACGTCAACTGCGAGAAGATCACCGTCTACCGGCCCACGCAGCTCATCCCGCCGGCCTCGTCCCTCTACCACATGAACTTTCAGAACAATTTCTTAATAATCCTCTACCCAAACTCGTTCCTCAACTTCACCCACGCTGTGTCACTGCAGCTGGGAAACAATAAACTGCAGAACATTGAAGGTGGAGCGTTCTTGGGGATGAGCGCGTTGAAGCAGCTGCACCTGAACAATAATGAGCTTAAGGTGCTGCGAGCGGATACTTTCCAAGGGATAGAAAACTTGGAATATCTCCAGGCCGACTACAACTTGATCAAATATATTGAAAAGGGAGCATTTAACAAACTGCACAGACTAAAAGTGCTCATCCTGAATGACAACCTCATTCAGGCCCTTCCTGACAACATATTTCGCTTTGCCTCGCTCACACACCTGGATATAAGGGGGAACAGGATCCAGAAGCTTCCCTATTTGGGAGTTCTGGAGCACATTGGGCGCATTGTAGAGCTGCAGCTGGATGACAACCCCTGGAATTGTACCTGTGATTTAGCACCTCTCAAAGCATGGCTAGAAAACATGCCGTATAATATTTTCATTGGCGAGGCCATATGTGAAACACCGAGTGACTTGTACGGCAGACTCCTAAAAGAAACCAACAAACAGGAGCTTTGTCCCATGGGAACAGGGAGTGACTTTGATGTGCGGATGCCGCCTGTGGCGCCTGATAGCGGGCAGCCGCCCTCCAAAACGTCCCCAACCACAGTGGCTCCTCTAGCCACAAAAGCGCCAAAAACCACAGACTCATCAAAGATTTACGGTAACGGTATCGTGGCTGGTTTGCCCCCCTTTGGAAGAAATAgtcagattgtttcttttcagaCGCGAACCCCTCCACTGTTGTGTCCGCAGCCCTGCAGCTGTAAAGCCCACCCTTCTGACTTCGGCATCAGTGTCAGCTGTcaggagagaaatgtgaaaaattTAGCTGATCTCATTCCCAAACCCCCAAACGCCAAGAAACTTCACCTAAGTGGGAATTACATCCGTGACATTAGCCCGAGTGATTTCCAAGGGTTTGAAGGTCTGGATTTGCTACATCTTGGCAGCAATCAAATTGTCACAGTGCAGAAAGGTGTGTTCGCTAACCTCACCAACCTGAGGAGACTGTATTTGAATGGTAACCAACTAGAACAGTTACACCCAGAGATGTTTCTGGGCCTTGCAAATCTGCAGTACCTATATTTGGAATACAATGCCATTAAAGAAATCCTAGCGGGCACATTCGACTCCATGCCAAACCTTCAACTTCTGTATCTCAACAACAACGTTCTGCGGAGTCTCCCTGCCTATGTGTTTGCGGGTGTCTCCTTAGCACGGCTCAATCTGAAAAACAATCACTTCATGACCCTGCCAGTGAGCGGTGTCCTGGACCAGCTGCGATCGTTGACCCAAATAGACCTGGAGGGGAACCCGTGGGAGTGTTCCTGCGATCTTGTGGCCCTCAAACTCTGGCTAGAGAAGCTGAGTGATGGAGTGGCTGCCAAAGAGGTGAAATGTGCATCCCCCGTGCAGTTCTCCAACATCGAGCTGCGCCTCTTGAAAAATGAGATCCTGTGTCCCAAACTTATCGCGAGACCGCCGGTAATCCTCACCAGCGCCACCCCTCTTTTGACCTCGGTGTCGCCTGCCGGAGTTGGAAAAGCACCGCCGGGAGGGCCTGTGCCTCTCTCCATCATGATCCTCAGCATTCTGGTAGTGCTTATCCTCACTGTGTTTGTGGCCTTCTGCCTTCTGGTCTTTGTCTTGAGGAGGAATAAAAAGCCAGTGGGCAGGCAGGAGGGGCTTGGCAATCAAGAGTGCGGCTCCATGTCGCTGCAGCTCCGCAGGCACGGACACAAATCCGGCAAAAAAGGCTCCATCCCGGGAGACGACTTGGGAGCTGAGACTTTTATCCCGCAGACCATCGAGCACATTGGCAAGAGCCACACGTGTGGAATCGGCCGCTCCTCAGACATGGACGCTGGTTTCAAGTTTGCAGACTCACAGAGGCAGAAGATCATCCTCCGGAACAGCGCCGACAAGGACAAAGACTCGCTATCCACCCTGGAGCGCAACAAGCGTCTCAGCACCATCGATGAACTCGAGGAGTTCCTCCCTCACCGAGAGCCCAGCATGTTCATCCAGAACTTCCTGGACAAAAGAGATTTCAACAGTATAGGGATGGGCGGCTACGAGATCCGCTACCCGGAGAAAACACTGgacaaaaagatgaagaagtCATCGCTGATAGGCGGGAACCACAGTAAGATAGTGGTGGAGCAGAGAAAAAGTGAGTATTACGAGCTCAAAGCCAAGCTCCAAGGAACGCCTGATTACCTGCAGGTGCTTGAGGAGCAGACTGCGCTGAGTAAAATGTAG